A window of the Aquimarina spinulae genome harbors these coding sequences:
- a CDS encoding cellulase family glycosylhydrolase, translating into MKKLFSKVFLSMVLLLFFFGNGYTQTIKNDAVSTNGQLQVKGLKLCNQYGHPIQLRGMSTHGIQWYGKCVTDSSLDVLANDWDADILRISLYVQEGGYETDPAGFTAKVAKMISMATDRGMYALVDWHQLTPGDPNFNTENAKAFFTDIATQFKDYNNIIYDICNEPNKSGSEQNGGVPWSKIKNYGDTIIPVIRAIDADAPILIGTHGWASLGISDGKSAKDIVDNPLNFPNIMYTFHFYAASHQDLYYNELDWASDRLPIFVTEFGTQNYAGEGPNDFVMTQKYLDLLRRKKISWTNWNYSDDHRSGAIWNQGTCTSGNWIDTNLKEAGVWIKDKILNPADDFQTDTINPPSVPSSLTAKAISKNQINISWSDNSNNENSFRIERSGDGTSGWAPIANPASNTTSYSDTGLIVNTIYYYRVRAENTTGNSAYSNIADATTLKDGTTPPYDYSDNVAPSTNPPGSLAVSEVPMFVSIGWDDNAISGDGPNYPVGGVRWILDFLATKTNPAGVGNKRTYDGTPALNTFLSTSNPSINGSWGEDAKYIRGILRELMEKGHEVGNHTRTHLKGLNGNTMTEVQWFDEINNCSSDFMKPFPLEGIGLTRIFGFRAPRYEFNNNTYKVIKQLGIMYDCSGYSGSTEHTVADGKHYYWPYTMDNGLPGKSSINNHPGIWRMPKHGLIDTDGVRYSSTDYSLLKGRNGMNAVQFLRALKHTLDLRMEGNRSPMIFGGHTEIYTDGSTFVNAPNITPAERRKVIEDFLNYALTFPEVRIVNTKQILDWVRDPVALNDVSNNYNPPNNSQIETINAPVAPGSLSATSNSNSQINITWTDNASNEEAFEVERSANGTSGWVSIANVSANITNYLDAGLTANTTYYYRVKAKNTGGSSEYSNIASATTLNGGTAPEAPTSLVITTTISSQIDLSWTDNANNEDLFSIERSANGTSGWTSVATTAINTSSYTDTGLTSNTTYYYRVRAENTIGNSAYSNIVNGTTTAGNIALGKTATASSLETSSFSASFAVDGDDATRWASKEKVDPEWISIDLGGVANIERVVLNWEAAYAKAYRIEVSNDGTVWTSLYSTSSGNGKIDDLSIIGTGRYIRMYGTARGTAYGYSLYEFEVYGTIGAGTGPESPSILSATAASKSQIDLSWIDNANNEDSFRIERSVNGTSGWISIATTTANANSYSNTGLMANTTYYYRVRAENTTGNSSYSNSVKATTLSGGIPPVENIALNKTAAASSLETTSYPASFAVDGIDTTRWASTEGVDPQWISIDLGAIANIERIVLNWEVAHATAYRIEVSNDGTAWTSIYSTSNGDGKIDDLSITGTGRYIRMYGTARGTSYGYSLYEFEVYGVFANRGLNTIEPLSAINVKAYPNPFTNNIDYAFNLEERTHVTLKLFSLKGAEIDVIIDKVLPAGNHIVKYDGSSLSSGIYIYKMQLDKGKPIYNYLIK; encoded by the coding sequence ATGAAAAAATTATTTTCAAAAGTTTTTTTGTCAATGGTATTACTCTTATTCTTTTTTGGGAATGGGTATACACAAACGATAAAAAATGATGCTGTTTCGACTAACGGCCAACTACAAGTTAAAGGCTTGAAATTATGTAACCAGTATGGCCACCCAATTCAATTAAGAGGAATGAGTACGCATGGTATACAATGGTATGGAAAATGTGTTACGGACTCTTCTTTAGATGTTTTAGCAAATGATTGGGATGCTGATATTCTTCGTATTTCTCTTTATGTTCAAGAAGGAGGGTATGAAACAGATCCTGCTGGTTTTACCGCCAAAGTTGCAAAGATGATTAGCATGGCCACTGATCGAGGGATGTATGCTCTGGTAGATTGGCATCAGCTAACTCCGGGTGACCCAAATTTCAACACCGAGAATGCGAAGGCCTTTTTTACAGACATTGCTACTCAATTTAAAGACTACAATAATATCATTTATGATATTTGTAATGAACCAAACAAATCGGGAAGTGAACAAAATGGAGGAGTTCCGTGGTCAAAGATTAAAAATTATGGAGATACCATTATTCCTGTAATTCGTGCCATTGATGCAGATGCACCAATATTAATAGGAACACATGGTTGGGCTTCCCTTGGTATATCAGACGGGAAAAGTGCTAAGGATATTGTAGATAATCCTTTAAATTTCCCAAATATCATGTATACCTTTCATTTTTATGCGGCATCGCATCAAGATCTATATTATAATGAACTTGATTGGGCATCAGACAGGTTACCCATATTTGTGACAGAATTTGGTACACAAAATTATGCTGGTGAAGGCCCAAATGATTTTGTTATGACCCAGAAATATCTGGATTTATTACGTAGAAAAAAGATTAGTTGGACAAATTGGAATTATTCTGATGATCATCGCTCTGGCGCTATATGGAATCAGGGAACATGTACAAGTGGAAATTGGATAGACACTAACTTAAAAGAAGCTGGAGTCTGGATAAAAGACAAAATATTAAACCCTGCTGATGATTTTCAAACAGACACAATAAACCCTCCTTCTGTACCAAGTAGTTTAACCGCAAAAGCTATTTCAAAAAACCAAATCAACATTAGTTGGTCTGATAATTCAAACAATGAAAACTCATTCAGAATAGAACGTTCTGGAGATGGTACTAGTGGTTGGGCACCTATTGCTAACCCTGCATCAAATACAACTTCATATTCTGATACAGGCCTTATAGTTAATACAATCTATTATTACAGAGTAAGAGCTGAGAATACAACTGGTAATTCTGCATATTCTAATATTGCTGATGCAACTACTTTGAAAGATGGAACCACGCCACCATACGACTATTCTGATAATGTTGCTCCATCAACTAACCCTCCAGGTAGCTTAGCTGTATCAGAAGTTCCTATGTTTGTATCTATAGGTTGGGATGATAATGCAATTTCGGGAGATGGCCCTAATTATCCAGTAGGAGGGGTGAGATGGATACTTGATTTTCTTGCCACAAAAACCAATCCCGCGGGAGTGGGAAACAAAAGAACGTATGATGGCACACCTGCTTTGAACACTTTTTTAAGTACCTCAAATCCTTCTATCAATGGATCATGGGGAGAAGATGCCAAATATATACGTGGGATTTTGAGAGAATTGATGGAAAAAGGGCATGAAGTGGGAAATCATACCCGTACACATTTGAAAGGTTTAAATGGTAATACAATGACCGAAGTTCAATGGTTTGATGAAATCAATAATTGTAGTTCGGATTTTATGAAACCTTTTCCGTTAGAAGGTATTGGTCTTACCCGTATATTTGGGTTCAGAGCACCAAGATATGAATTCAATAACAATACATATAAAGTAATAAAACAGCTTGGGATAATGTATGATTGTAGCGGATATAGTGGTAGTACAGAGCATACAGTAGCCGATGGAAAGCACTATTATTGGCCATACACTATGGATAATGGTTTACCAGGAAAAAGCTCTATTAACAATCATCCCGGAATATGGAGAATGCCTAAACATGGCCTTATAGATACCGATGGTGTTAGGTATTCATCTACAGACTATTCATTGTTGAAAGGTCGAAACGGGATGAATGCTGTTCAGTTTTTGAGAGCTTTAAAGCATACGCTTGATTTACGAATGGAAGGTAATAGGTCTCCAATGATATTTGGAGGACATACCGAAATCTATACAGATGGAAGTACTTTTGTTAACGCTCCAAATATAACACCAGCAGAAAGGAGAAAAGTTATTGAAGATTTTTTAAACTATGCCTTAACCTTTCCAGAAGTTAGAATTGTTAACACCAAGCAAATCCTTGATTGGGTGCGCGACCCGGTAGCATTAAATGATGTGTCAAACAATTATAATCCGCCTAATAATAGCCAAATAGAGACAATTAATGCACCTGTAGCACCAGGTAGTTTATCAGCAACGTCTAATTCTAATAGTCAGATTAATATCACCTGGACAGATAATGCTAGCAATGAAGAAGCATTTGAGGTAGAGCGCTCTGCAAATGGAACCAGTGGCTGGGTTTCGATAGCAAACGTTTCAGCAAATATAACCAACTATTTAGATGCTGGTTTAACTGCAAATACTACCTATTATTACAGGGTAAAGGCCAAGAATACTGGGGGAAGTTCTGAATATTCTAATATCGCTAGTGCAACTACTCTTAACGGTGGTACTGCTCCTGAAGCACCAACCAGTCTAGTTATAACCACTACTATAAGTTCTCAGATTGATTTGAGTTGGACTGATAATGCTAATAATGAAGATTTATTTAGTATTGAACGTTCTGCAAATGGTACTAGTGGTTGGACATCTGTGGCGACCACTGCTATAAATACAAGTTCATATACCGATACAGGCCTTACATCCAATACTACCTATTACTATAGAGTAAGAGCCGAAAATACTATAGGAAACTCTGCGTATTCTAATATAGTGAATGGAACGACCACAGCTGGGAATATAGCTCTTGGTAAAACAGCCACTGCGTCATCTTTAGAAACATCAAGTTTCTCTGCTTCTTTTGCGGTTGATGGTGATGATGCTACGCGTTGGGCTTCTAAAGAAAAGGTTGATCCTGAGTGGATTTCTATTGACCTGGGAGGAGTAGCCAATATTGAACGGGTAGTTCTAAATTGGGAAGCCGCCTATGCAAAAGCCTATCGTATTGAAGTTTCAAACGACGGCACAGTATGGACATCGCTATATTCTACATCAAGTGGGAATGGTAAAATAGATGATTTGAGTATTATCGGAACTGGACGATATATCAGAATGTATGGCACAGCCAGAGGAACTGCCTATGGATATTCATTGTACGAATTTGAAGTTTATGGTACTATTGGAGCAGGAACTGGCCCTGAATCACCAAGTATTTTATCAGCTACCGCAGCTTCAAAAAGCCAGATTGATTTAAGTTGGATTGATAATGCTAACAATGAAGATTCATTTAGGATTGAACGTTCTGTAAATGGTACTAGTGGTTGGATATCTATTGCTACCACTACGGCAAATGCAAATTCGTACTCAAATACAGGTCTTATGGCGAATACAACTTACTATTACAGGGTAAGAGCAGAGAATACAACTGGGAATTCTTCGTATTCAAATTCAGTTAAAGCAACCACTTTGAGTGGTGGAATTCCTCCTGTAGAAAATATAGCTCTTAATAAAACAGCCGCAGCTTCATCTTTAGAAACAACAAGTTACCCAGCTTCTTTTGCAGTTGATGGTATCGATACTACTCGTTGGGCTTCTACCGAAGGAGTTGATCCACAGTGGATTTCTATTGATTTGGGGGCAATTGCGAATATTGAGCGTATAGTTTTAAATTGGGAAGTAGCTCACGCCACAGCTTATCGTATTGAAGTTTCAAACGACGGCACAGCATGGACGTCTATATATTCTACATCAAATGGTGATGGTAAGATAGATGATTTGAGTATTACCGGAACTGGACGATATATCAGAATGTATGGCACAGCCAGAGGAACTTCTTATGGATATTCTTTATATGAATTTGAAGTTTATGGAGTCTTTGCAAATAGAGGACTTAATACTATAGAACCATTAAGCGCTATTAATGTAAAAGCATATCCAAACCCTTTTACAAATAATATAGATTATGCATTTAACCTAGAAGAAAGAACTCATGTTACTTTGAAATTATTTTCCTTAAAGGGAGCAGAGATCGATGTAATAATTGACAAAGTTCTACCAGCAGGAAATCATATTGTTAAATATGATGGTTCTTCCTTAAGTAGTGGTATTTATATATATAAAATGCAACTAGATAAAGGTAAGCCCATTTATAACTATTTGATCAAATAA